In one Steroidobacteraceae bacterium genomic region, the following are encoded:
- the fahA gene encoding fumarylacetoacetase: MALDSTHDPDRRSWVEAANIRNCDFPIQNLPFGVFRRAGSDTRWRGGIAIGDQILDAAALSELGILRDLAQQSAIALGNSWLNAFMEMGRPAWRALRHGVADLLSEGASARSDLVKCLLPQSKAQYAVPARIGDYTDFYTSIYHATEVGRLFRPDNPLLPNYKWVPIGYHGRSSSIAVSGQIFHRPSGQIRPSDSEQPKLAPCARLDYEVELAAFVGVGNPLGQSVRIEEAEDRIFGLCLLNDWSARDIQAWEYQPLGPFLAKNFATTISPWIVTLDALEPFRVPWTRAALDPQPLPYLDSTDLRQRGAMNITLEAAIETAKMRAARTRPHVLARSNFRHSYWSIAQLVAHHTVNGCNLRPGDMLGTGTQSGPEPEEAGSLLELSKGGKQPVDIGNGETRCFVEDGDRITLRGWCEAPGHTRIGFGECVSSVAKTPDPQAQS; this comes from the coding sequence ATGGCGCTCGATAGTACGCATGATCCGGACCGCCGCAGTTGGGTCGAGGCTGCCAATATCCGCAATTGCGACTTCCCGATCCAAAACCTGCCATTCGGCGTTTTTCGCCGCGCCGGCAGCGACACGCGATGGCGTGGCGGCATCGCCATCGGCGATCAGATACTCGACGCGGCCGCATTGTCCGAATTGGGAATCTTGCGCGACCTCGCGCAACAGTCGGCCATCGCGCTGGGCAATTCCTGGCTAAATGCTTTCATGGAAATGGGACGCCCGGCATGGCGGGCGCTGCGTCATGGAGTTGCCGATTTGTTGAGCGAGGGCGCGAGTGCTCGTTCCGACCTCGTCAAGTGCCTCCTGCCGCAGTCGAAGGCGCAATATGCCGTTCCCGCCCGCATTGGTGATTACACGGACTTCTACACGTCGATATACCACGCGACGGAGGTTGGCAGACTTTTTCGACCTGACAATCCCCTGCTTCCGAACTACAAGTGGGTCCCTATCGGTTACCACGGACGCAGCTCGTCGATCGCCGTCTCCGGACAGATATTCCACCGGCCGAGCGGGCAGATCCGTCCGTCCGACTCCGAGCAACCGAAACTTGCACCTTGCGCGCGGCTCGACTACGAAGTGGAACTCGCTGCATTCGTTGGCGTTGGAAATCCGCTGGGTCAATCCGTCCGCATCGAAGAAGCTGAGGATCGGATCTTTGGTCTGTGTCTGCTGAATGACTGGTCTGCCCGGGATATTCAGGCCTGGGAGTACCAGCCGCTGGGACCATTCCTAGCAAAGAATTTTGCGACGACGATATCACCATGGATCGTCACGCTGGATGCACTCGAACCGTTTCGCGTGCCTTGGACCAGGGCCGCTTTGGATCCGCAACCTTTGCCCTATCTGGACAGCACGGACCTGCGCCAGCGCGGAGCGATGAATATCACTCTGGAGGCTGCGATCGAAACTGCGAAAATGCGGGCCGCGCGAACACGACCGCATGTGCTCGCACGCAGCAATTTCCGCCATAGCTATTGGAGTATCGCGCAACTGGTTGCGCACCATACGGTCAACGGCTGCAATCTGCGACCGGGCGACATGCTCGGAACGGGCACACAGTCGGGCCCGGAACCCGAAGAGGCCGGTTCCCTGCTCGAACTGAGCAAAGGTGGCAAACAACCGGTAGATATCGGCAATGGCGAGACGCGATGTTTTGTCGAGGACGGCGATCGCATCACGTTGCGCGGCTGGTGCGAAGCACCCGGCCATACGCGCATCGGATTCGGCGAGTGTGTGAGTTCTGTGGCAAAGACACCGGATCCACAAGCGCAGTCCTGA
- a CDS encoding YceI family protein, whose translation MSCLLVTVASAARATEQLYHVDPEHTYPSFEADHMGGLSVWRGKFNRSSGTVTLDLDKQTGSVDIVVDTSSIDFGNDALNEHAQGAEMFAVDKYPTAHYTGRLDAFVDGAPTRVQGELTLRGVTQPLELQITKFQCKTHPMAHKPVCGADATATFKRDSYGLDYGVAWGFDQTVTLRIQIEALAE comes from the coding sequence TTGTCATGCCTGCTTGTCACAGTCGCGTCGGCTGCGCGTGCGACCGAACAGCTTTATCACGTCGATCCAGAGCACACCTACCCGAGCTTCGAGGCCGATCACATGGGTGGCCTGTCCGTCTGGCGTGGCAAGTTCAATCGCTCGAGTGGCACGGTCACCCTCGACCTCGACAAACAGACCGGGTCAGTCGATATCGTCGTCGACACATCCTCGATCGATTTCGGCAACGATGCCCTGAACGAGCACGCACAGGGCGCCGAGATGTTCGCGGTCGACAAGTATCCAACGGCGCACTACACAGGCAGGCTCGATGCGTTCGTGGATGGTGCACCAACCCGCGTGCAGGGCGAACTGACGTTGCGGGGTGTCACCCAGCCACTCGAATTACAGATCACGAAATTCCAGTGCAAGACCCACCCCATGGCGCACAAACCAGTGTGCGGCGCCGATGCGACCGCCACGTTCAAACGTGACTCCTACGGGCTCGATTACGGTGTTGCCTGGGGTTTTGATCAGACCGTCACATTGCGCATACAAATCGAAGCACTCGCGGAATAA
- a CDS encoding cation:proton antiporter produces the protein MSSLLSGEMAYIALLFALFIVPRIIQRWGVPSAISSFALGVAIGAGSGLFHDDTTIALLSTFGIVSLFLFAGLEVDWHELRSGAAVLVQHLTIRLVMIAIATYAVAWLLGLSIRPAVLVALALLTPSTGFILSALDSMGGTEQERFWIRSKAVATEIVALIVLFIALQSNTAVHFASSTAILLLMIALLPLAFRLFARVVLPFAPKSDFAFLVIVAVACAVLTKQLGVYYLVGAFVVGVVAQRFRSRMPSMRTDQMLHAVESLASLFIPFYFFHAGLELRASDFSWLALGYGLAFLLVAVPFRFLFVVAHRRLALRERARSGVRIATAMMPTLVFTLVIATILREEFQIAPPIFGGLILYAVVNTLLPGLMLQAPVAEFDTLIPHTVLVGRNSGNVTQSGTDGD, from the coding sequence ATGAGCAGCTTGTTGTCGGGCGAAATGGCGTATATCGCGTTGCTGTTTGCCCTGTTCATCGTGCCGCGCATCATTCAGCGCTGGGGCGTTCCATCGGCGATCAGCAGCTTCGCACTCGGCGTTGCGATCGGCGCCGGCAGTGGCCTTTTTCACGATGATACGACGATTGCGCTTCTTTCGACGTTCGGCATCGTATCGCTGTTCCTGTTTGCCGGCCTCGAAGTGGACTGGCACGAGTTGCGCAGCGGCGCGGCGGTATTGGTTCAGCACCTGACCATCCGGCTCGTCATGATCGCAATCGCCACCTACGCCGTCGCTTGGCTGCTGGGTTTGTCCATTCGGCCGGCCGTCCTGGTCGCGCTCGCGCTGCTGACACCCTCCACAGGCTTCATTCTCTCGGCGCTTGACTCGATGGGAGGCACGGAGCAAGAGCGATTCTGGATACGTTCCAAAGCGGTCGCTACGGAAATAGTTGCGTTGATCGTATTGTTCATTGCGCTTCAGTCCAATACCGCGGTGCATTTTGCGTCATCGACAGCCATCCTGCTGCTGATGATAGCCTTGTTACCGTTGGCCTTCCGGTTGTTTGCAAGGGTTGTCCTGCCATTTGCACCGAAATCGGACTTCGCGTTTCTCGTGATCGTGGCGGTCGCCTGCGCAGTGCTGACCAAGCAGCTCGGCGTGTATTACCTTGTGGGCGCATTCGTTGTCGGTGTCGTGGCGCAACGATTCAGGTCACGAATGCCCAGCATGCGGACCGATCAAATGCTCCATGCCGTAGAGTCCCTGGCGTCGCTTTTTATCCCGTTCTATTTCTTCCATGCCGGACTCGAACTGCGCGCATCCGATTTCAGCTGGCTGGCCCTTGGGTATGGACTGGCTTTCCTGCTGGTTGCGGTGCCGTTTCGATTCCTGTTCGTGGTAGCTCACCGTCGGCTGGCGCTTCGCGAGCGAGCGCGAAGCGGTGTTCGCATCGCCACCGCCATGATGCCGACGCTGGTTTTTACGCTGGTGATTGCGACCATATTGCGGGAGGAATTCCAGATCGCCCCACCGATATTCGGCGGGCTCATCCTCTATGCGGTAGTCAATACACTGCTGCCGGGATTGATGCTGCAGGCGCCTGTCGCAGAGTTTGACACGCTGATCCCTCACACGGTATTGGTCGGTCGCAACAGCGGCAACGTGACTCAGAGCGGGACTGATGGCGACTAG
- a CDS encoding potassium channel family protein: MKRGPSRRRILFTKSPLNPEATLLLRFVLIFALFALTFTVFWWDRAGLADHHDGVVSFTDVIYFTMVTITTVGYGDIVPVTDRARLIDAIFVTPIRIFVWFIFLGTAYQLVIQKVIEDFRMTMLQRRLTRHVIILGFGGRGSTAAQELVAQGVPAGEIVIIDHEQSRIEQAAEQGFVALHGEAAREELLRVAGAERARAAVLALDRDDTTVLAVLTLRSLNSTMRIVATVHEDENIKLVRGSGADMTLSAARLGGFLLADSLAGKHTVDLLGDMMSRGGSVALFERDALPQDIDRSVRELGDELVIKLIRDGKSYPFWHAPQLRIKAGDRLVGIRRDSDAQRLDVLNES; this comes from the coding sequence ATGAAGCGAGGTCCTTCGCGTCGCCGAATTCTCTTCACCAAGAGCCCTTTGAACCCGGAAGCAACGCTGTTGCTTCGGTTCGTGCTGATATTTGCGCTATTTGCCCTGACATTCACCGTTTTCTGGTGGGATCGCGCCGGACTTGCAGATCACCACGATGGCGTCGTAAGTTTCACGGACGTGATCTATTTCACGATGGTGACGATCACCACGGTCGGCTACGGCGATATTGTGCCGGTAACGGACCGCGCGCGGCTCATAGACGCGATTTTTGTTACGCCAATCCGGATCTTCGTCTGGTTCATCTTTCTTGGAACCGCGTACCAACTCGTAATTCAAAAAGTCATCGAGGATTTCCGAATGACCATGTTGCAACGGAGACTGACGCGCCACGTAATCATCCTCGGCTTCGGCGGCCGCGGGTCGACGGCAGCGCAGGAACTCGTTGCGCAAGGCGTGCCCGCAGGCGAGATCGTCATCATCGACCACGAGCAGTCGCGTATCGAACAAGCGGCGGAACAGGGGTTCGTGGCACTTCACGGTGAAGCGGCGCGCGAAGAGTTACTGCGCGTCGCGGGAGCGGAGCGGGCGCGGGCCGCTGTGCTCGCCCTCGACCGCGATGACACCACGGTCCTGGCAGTCCTTACTTTACGCAGCCTCAACTCGACAATGCGTATCGTGGCAACAGTCCACGAAGATGAAAATATCAAGCTGGTTCGTGGTAGCGGCGCCGATATGACGCTGTCGGCCGCGCGGCTGGGAGGTTTCCTGCTCGCCGATTCGCTGGCAGGCAAACATACGGTGGATTTGTTGGGCGACATGATGTCCCGCGGCGGGAGTGTTGCCCTGTTCGAACGTGATGCTTTGCCGCAGGACATCGACCGAAGCGTTCGCGAGCTCGGCGATGAGTTGGTCATCAAGCTCATTAGGGACGGAAAGAGTTACCCGTTCTGGCATGCGCCGCAACTGCGCATCAAAGCGGGCGACCGGTTGGTCGGGATTCGCCGTGACTCGGATGCCCAGCGCCTCGACGTGTTGAACGAATCCTAG